Sequence from the Exiguobacterium aurantiacum genome:
TGGCTCGTGCACGATGAAGTATAACCCGAAAGTGAACGAGGATATGGCCCGCCTCCCTGGCTTCGCCCATATCCATCCGTTGCAACCGGTCGAGTCGATTCAAGGCGCGCTCGAGCTCATGGTCGACCTGCAAGAACAGCTTGCCGAAATCACGGGAATGGACGAAGTGACGCTGCAACCGGCTGCCGGGGCCCACGGGGAATGGACCGGTCTCATGCTCATCAAGGCGTTCCACCATCACAACGGCGATCTGGGACGGACGAAAGTGCTCGTGCCGGATTCGGCGCACGGGACGAACCCGGCCTCGGCCGTCGTCGCTGGTTTCGAGACGGTGACGGTCAAATCGGATGAGCGTGGTCTCGTCGATTTGGAAGATTTGAAGTCAAAAGTCGGGGCCGATACGGCAGCGCTCATGTTGACGAACCCGAACACGCTCGGTTTGTTCGAAGCCGACATATTGGAAATCGCCAAAGTCGTCCACGAGGCCGGCGGGAAGCTCTATTACGACGGTGCCAACTCGAATGCGATTTTAGGGATCGCCCGTCCTGGGGATATGGGCTTCGACGTCGTCCACTTGAACTTGCACAAGACGTTCACAGGCCCGCACGGCGGTGGCGGTCCAGGTTCTGGACCGGTCGGGGTGAAGCGCGATTTGATTCCGTACTTGCCGACGCCGATCGCGCGCCGTTCCGAATCGGGCTTCACGCTCGATTACGACCGTCCGCAATCGATTGGACGCATCAAACCGTTCTATGGCAACTTCGGTATCAACGTCCGGGCCTATAGCTACATCAAGACGATGGGCGCGGAAGGTTTGACACGCGTCTCACGTGAGGCGGTATTGAATGCCAACTATATGTTCGCCCGTTTGAAAGATGCGTTCGACGTCCCGTACGATACGTTCTGCAAGCACGAGTTCGTCTTGTCGGGTAAACGCCAGAAAGCGCTCGGCGTCCGTACGCTCGATATCGCCAAACGACTGCTCGATTTCGGTTATCATCCGCCGACGATTTACTTCCCGCTCAACGTCGAGGAGTGCATCATGGTCGAACCGACGGAGACGGAATCGAAAGAGACGCTTGACGCCTTCTGCGACGCGATGCTCCAAATCGTCAAAGAGGTAGAAGAGAATCCGGAAATCGTTCAGACGGCCCCGCATACGACGGTCATCAAACGACTCGACGAGACGCTCGCTGCTCGCAAACCGGTGCTCAAATACGAACGACGTCAACCGTCTTCCATCAATTGAATCCGACCGCTCACCTTGTGTGGGCGGTTTTTTGTCATCAAAAAAACGTCCATCCTCGGAGTGAGGAGTGGACGCAGTGGACGGGTCAGTCTTTTTTGACTTTCCCTTTCCAGTTTTTAAAACCGCCATCGAGCATGTAGATGTCCGTATAACCATTTTTCATGAGCAACTTGGCCGCTTGGTTCGTACGTGACTTGCCTTGGCAATACATGAGGATCGGTTGATCTTTGCGAAGTTCTTTCATGCGCAATTTCATCTGTCCGACCGGAATGTTACGGGCGCCGACGATGTGGCCTCCCTTGTACTCATTCGGTTCACGGACGTCGATCAATTGACCTTTACGGAGCGACGCACGAAACTCTTCTTGCTTCATTTTCTTCAAACCGCGAGCCGGCAAGAAACGCCAGACGATGTATGCGATGAGCGCAGCCCATAGGATGATGACGAGGATAGTTTCGATTCCCATTGATGTTCTCCCTTTCTCTAATAAGTTTCACCAACATCCATTATAAAGAATATAAGGTCACGAGACAATGATTGACTGATGGATTTCCCCGTTCTGCTTTCGGTTTGCAGGTCGTTGCGTTAAAATAGAGGTTGCAGAACGGAACATAAGGGGAGGCTACGCCCATGCCGACACCGAGTATGGAAGATTACTTAGAACGAATTTATTTGTTAATGGTCGAGAAAGGATACGCTCGCGTGTCTGATATCGCCGAACATTTAGGGGTGCATCCTTCCTCTGTCACGAAAATGGTGCAAAAGCTCGACCGGGAAGACTATTTGATTTATGAGAAATATAGAGGACTCATGTTGACGAAAAAAGGCCAAAAAATCGGAAAACGGCTTGTCGAGCGTCATGCGATGCTCGAGTCGTTTTTGCGTTTGATTGGTGTCGACGAGGCCCATGTTTATGAGGACGTCGAAGGGATTGAACACCACTTGAGCTCGAATACGCTCGACTGCATGACCCAATTCGTCGAGTTTTTCGAAGACAAGCCGGAACTGATGGCCCAGTTTCGCGCGTTTCAAGAATCGAATAAGACCGACGACGAGTGAGTTCAGATGACCGCTCCCGATGAATCGATTCGGGAACGGTCTTTTTTATACAGATAGACAGCTAAAACCGAACAATGAATCGAATATATTGAATTGAAGTCTATTTTTAAGTTGATTTTATGATAGAATGGGTGCTGGTAAGAAATATAAGGGGGTGACGGCGAACAATCGCCGACATGATGGATATTCAAATCAAAGGGAAACTGTTTGACGAAGCACAGATTAAACAACGCGTGGCGGAACTCGCCGAACAAATCGAACGGGATGCGGCCGGGACACCGATCGTCCTCGTGGCCGTCTTGAAAGGGTCGCTCGTCTTCGCAGCCGACTTGATGCGCGAGATGACGGGCAGTGTCCAACTCGACACGGTCGCGACATCGTCGTACGGAAAGAAATCGGTATCGAGCGGGAACGTCCAACTTCGGAAAGATTTAGACCTCGATGTCGAAGGGAAGTACGTCGTCATCATCGAAGACATCATCGACACGGGGCAGACGCTCAAGTTCTTGTGTCAGCATATGACGTTGCATCAACCCGGACAACTGAAGATTTGTACACTTCTTGACAAGCCGGCTCGCCGCCTCGTCACACTTGATGCCGATTATGTCGGCTTCGAAATCCCAGATGAGTTCGTCATCGGCTACGGCATCGACTACGCCGAGCAGTATCGCAACCTGCCGTATATCGGTTTCGTCGAGACGGATTGACTTTCGAATCACGCCAAAAAACGAACCAAATCGCCGCGGCGACCTGGTTCGTTTTTACATGTTCGCTTTCTTTTTCTTCTTGCCTTTTTTTCCTTCGATAACGGTAAGGTGAGGGGCGTCACTGCGATGCGTCGAACGGGCAGGGCGTTTTGAGAGCTTCGTCACGTTCGAGCCAGGTTTCGCTTTCTTTTTTGTCGTAGCGGACGGCTTCACTTTAGGATTCGTGCCGGGACGCTGCATCCGTTTTTTTGAGGCCTGGGCCGTCTTCCGATAGCGCATATCCTCGGCCGAGATTTTGGGCGCCATGAACACACGGTAAATCACGTAGAAGATTAACCCGAAAATACCGATGAAGAGCAACTGTCTGAACAATCGACCGGGGTCGGTCGCGAGCATATGTCCGACTCCGATGAAACCTAAGATGAACACGATCGTGGCAGCGGTCGTACCGATTCTTTGTCTGATCATGGTGCTTTCCTCCTCTTTATCCCTCTCTTTGCACGGCCGGTTGACCTAGTTCTGAACGTTCCCATGTTTCGAAAGCCTCGATGGCGACGCGGATTTGCTCGTCGTTCGGTTCGCGCGTCGTCAACAGCTGTAACGATAGTCCCGGCTTGCCGAGGACGGACAGGAAGCGATGTTCACGAAAACGGTTTGTGAATTGAAGCACCTCGAACGAGATGCCGATGACCACCGGTAATAAGGCGATGCGGCTGACGAGTCGGACCCAGAGCGGGTCGATCGGGACGAGCATATAAACGCCGATGCCGACGAAAACGGTGAATAGGATGAAGCTTGACCCACAACGATAGTGGAGGCGTGAGCTCGAACGGACGTTATCGACGGTGATTGGCCGTCCGGACTCATAACAGTTGATGACCTTGTGTTCTGCGCCGTGATATTGAAATACGCGGCGGATGAGTGGCGTCAAGGAAATCAAATAGAGGTAACTGAGCAGCAATACTAATTTTATTCCCCCTTCGAGGAGGTTTTGAATCACGTGACCGGACAATGCGGGCACGCTTTGGAACATGGCGGCTAGCAGGGCCGGCGTGACGTTGAAAATGAGCTTGCCGAATACGTACGAGATGATCCCGACAATCGCAATCATGACGACCATCAAGATGTTCTGTTTTTTCTCATCCGGTTCCGCCGCCTCGTCCTCGCTCGGATCGACGTCATAACGGTCACTGGCGAAGTTCATGTGGGCGGAACCGTTTTTGAGCGATTCGTATAAGGCGACCACGCCGCGCAGGAACGGGACTTTCTTTAAAGACTGGACCCACGGGACGAGGATGCGGGGCTGCTCAAACGTCTCGATGGACCCGTCCTTCCGGCGGATTGCCGAGGCACTCTCGGCGCGTCCTTGAAACATGACGCCTTCCACAAGCGCTTGGCCTCCAACGGGGATCAGTGGTTTAGTTTTCATGGCATTTCCTCGATTCCTACAGTTATATAGTTGAATTATACCGTGATTCACCTAAAAAACGAAACCACATGAACGTCAATTGTCGCTACAACCGTTAAATTTGTTACAATAGAGGCGACTTGACGAACAGGGGGGAAGACTTGTGCATATACTCGTCTTGAATGGGCCGAATTTGAATCTACTCGGGAGACGTGAACCGGACGTATACGGTGACGTCTCGTTGAAGGGGCTGACGGCGGAATTGTTGCTCGCCGCGCCAGATGACGTCCAGTTGACGTTCGTCCAATCCAACCATGAAGGCGAACTGATCGATGCACTGCACGAAGCGTACGATTACGCGGGGGTCATCTTCAACGCCGGGGCGTATACGCATACGTCGATCGCGCTCCGAGATGCCATCGCTGCCATCAAGGCCCCGGTCGTCGAAGTACATATCTCGAACGTGCATGCACGGGAGTCGTTTCGTCATGAATCCAAGCTCGCCGCCGTCTGTCTCGGCGTCATCAGCGGCTTTGGGTTGACGAGTTACACGCTCGCGTTGCAGGCGCTCATCGAACATTGGAGGAATCGACATGATTGAACGGGTCAACAAACTGCAAGCTCAGCTAGAAGCGAACGGAATTGACGGATTGCTCGTGACGAAACGGGAGAACATACGCTACTTGTCGGGATTCACCGGGTCGAGTGGCGTCCTCGTGATTACAGCGAAGTCGGCGAGCTTTATTACCGACTTCCGGTACACGGAACAGGCCGCGAGCCAAGTGAAAGGGTTCGATATCATTGAGCACAAGACGTCGCTCATCAAATCGGTCGCAGAAGTCGTGACGGAGCATGCGGTCACGCGCCTCGGCATCGAGCAAGATGACATGACGGTCGGTCAATTCCGGACGTATGAAAAAGACGTCAACGCCGAGCTCGTCGAGACGTCAGGTATCGTCGAAAAGCTACGCTTGATTAAGGATGAGTCAGAGATTAAGATAATGAAGGAAGCTGCGGCGATTGCGGATGCGGCGTTCACCCATATCCAGTCGTTCATCCGCCCGGGTCGGACCGAAAAAGAAGTCGCCAACGAACTCGAGATGTTCATGCGGGCTCAAGGTGCTGACTCGTCGTCGTTTGATATGATTGTTGCATCGGGCCATCGCTCGGCATTGCCGCACGGTGTGGCCAGCGACAAGGTCATCGAGGCAGGCGAGCTCGTGACGCTTGATTTCGGTGCTTACTACCAAGGGTACTGCTCGGACATTACGCGCACGCTCGCCGTCGGCGAGATTTCAGACGAGTTGCGCAACATCTATGATACGGTGCTCCGCGCTCAACTCGCGGGCGTCGAAGGCACGAAAGCCGGCATCACGGGGATCGAGGCGGACGCGTTGACGCGTGACGTGATCAAAGAAGCCGGCTACGGTGAATACTTCGGGCATTCGACAGGACACGGTCTCGGCATGGAAGTCCATGAAGCGCCAGGGTTGTCATTCCGTGCGGAGACGGTGCTTGAGCCGGGGATGGTCGTCACGGTCGAACCGGGCATTTATATCGCCGGAATCGGCGGGTGCCGCATCGAGGACGACATCGTCATCACCGAGACTGGCAACTTCCGTCTCACGCAGTCGCCAAAAGAGTTAATTACGATTGAGGCTTGAGTCTCAGCTCATCTTAGGAGGAAATCAACATGGTATCAGTTAACGATTTAAAAACAGGCTTAACAGTCAAAACATCGGACGGTTCGATTTGGCAAGTCATCGAATTCCAACACGTGAAACCAGGTAAAGGCGCGGCCTTCGTCCGCACAAAGATGCGTAACTTGCGCACGGGCGCGATTCAAGAGACGACGTTCCGTGGTGGCGAGCGCATCGAGCGTGCCCACATTGAACGCAAACGTATGCAGTACCTCTATCCAATGGGCGACACGTACGTGTTCATGGACACAGAGTCGTATGAACAGCTCGAACTCACGGGCGAGCAAGTGAAAGCGGCGCTTCCGTACATGCTCGAGAACATGGAAGTGAGTATCGCTGACTACGACGGCGAGATTCTCGGCATCGAGCTCCCGACGACGGTCGTCTTGACGATTGTCGAAGCCGATCCAGGCGTCAAAGGCGACACGGCATCGAACGTGAAGAAAAACGCGACGGTCGAAACGGGCCACATCATTCAAGTGCCGCTCTTCATCGAGCCAGGCGAAAAAGTAACGGTCGACACACGCACAGGCGAGTTCACAGGCCGCTATAACGGGTAAACCAAAGGTGTCCATTCTTCGGAATGGGCCCTTTTTTTGTCGTTGCATTCACTGGTCTGACCAGTTATAGTAGAGTAGAGATTAGTACCAGGTATAAACAGGGGGTTATTTCATGCAAATCGAACACATTAAAGAGCTGATCACATTACTCGATCAGACGTCCGTTCACGAGATGGAACTCGAGACGCCGGAGTTTAAACTTTCATTGAAAAAAGAAGCGGCCCCACAATTCGCCGCCACTCATACACCAATCGTGCACGCGGCCACGGTCGCAGCACCTGCGCCAGTCGTCGAGACAGAACAAGAAGCGGCACCAACACCTGCGCCGAGCAACTTGCGCACAATCACGTCACCGATGGTCGGGACGTTCTATTCGCGTCCGGCACCGGACAAGGACGCCTACGTCCAGGTCGGCGACCGCGTCGAAGCAGGACAGGTCGTCTGTATTTTAGAAGCGATGAAACTGTTCAACGACGTCGAAACGGAAATCAGCGGAGAGATTATTGAGATGCTCGTCGCAGATGGCGATTTAGTCGAATACGGCCAAGCGCTCTTCAGCGTGAAGTGAGGTATGTATGAAACTACTCATTGCTAACCGTGGAGAGATTGCGGTCCGCATCATTCGGGCCGCGAAAGAGTTAAATATCCCGACGGTCGCCGTCTTCTCGGAAGCGGACCGCGAGGCGCTGCACGTCCGTCTCGCTGACGAGGCGTATTGCATCGGACCGAACCCGTCGAAAGACTCATATTTGAATATCCCGAACATCTTGTCAGTCGCGTGCGCGGTCGATGCGACGATGATTCATCCGGGTTATGGTTTCTTGGCCGAGAACGCCGAGTTCGCCGAGATGAGCGAGGCGTGCGGCATCCAATTCGTCGGACCGAGCAGTTATGCGATTCGGAAGATGGGCATAAAAGACGAAGCGAAGCGGACGATGATCGAGTCGGGCGTACCGGTCGTCCCGGGATCGAGTGGTGTCGTCACTGACGAGGAAGCGGTCGAGCTCGCCCGTGAAATCGGGTATCCGGTCATCATCAAAGCGACGGCCGGTGGTGGTGGGCGCGGAATCCGTGTCGCCTACGACGAGACCGAGCTCGTGAAAGGGCTCACCGACACGCGTAAAGAAGCGAAGCAGGCGTTCGGTAACGGCGACGTCTATTTAGAGAAATATATCGAGTCGTTCCGCCATGTCGAGGTGCAAGTGCTCGCCGATCAATACGGCAACGTCATCCACCTCGGGGAGCGGGACTGTACGATTCAGCGCCGGATGCAGAAGTTGGTCGAGGAAGCACCGTCTCCGGCAATCGATGAGACGACCCGTCAAGCGATGGGCGACGCGGCCGTGAAAGCGGCCAAAGCGATTCAGTATTCGGGTGCGGGCACAATCGAGTTCATCTACGTCCCGGAAGTGAACGAGTTTTATTTCATGGAGATGAACACGCGGATTCAAGTCGAACACCCGGTCACCGAAATGATTACCGGCTTCGACCTCGTCCAAGCTCAACTCGAAGTCGCACTCGGTCATCCACTCGCCATCAGCCAGTCGGACATCACGTTCAGCGGGCACTCGATCGAGTGCCGTATCAACGCAGAAGACCCGTTTGCGGACTTCCGTCCGATGGCCGGTAAAATCGATCAGTATATCGTTCCTGGCGGCATGGGCGTCCGGGTCGACAGTGGTCTCTATGCTGGTGCCGTCATTCCGCCGTTTTATGATTCAATGGTGGCGAAACTGATTGTTCACGCACCGACTCGAGAAGAGGCGATCGCGAAGATGCTTCGCGCCCTCGACGAGTTCACGGTATCGGGCATCCATACGACGATCCCATTCCATCAACAAGTCATGGCCCACGAACGTTTCCGAACCGGTGCGTTCGACACGAAATTTGTCGAAAAAGAAATGACGCTCACGAAATGAGCCTGACCAGGAAGCCCGAACATTATTTGGGCTTCCTGGTTTTTTGTACTGAATTTATGGAGGCGTTATGCTAAACTATCAAAATGAAAGCATGCAAAAGGAGAGTATCTGAATGAAACGTCATGAAGCACGGGAAAAAGCGATTCAAACGCTTTTTCAAATCGAAGTATCAAAACTTGAGGTAGACGAGGCCATCGAATTTGCCCTCGATGGCATGGACTCCGATCCATTTTACGAACAACTCGTCGTGGAGACGTTAGAAAAGAAAGACGAGATTGATGAATTGCTCATCGAAAACTTGAAAAACTGGAGACTCGATCGTCTCGGAAATGTCGAGCGGACGATTCTCCGCATGGCGACGTACGAGTTGCTCTACGTCGAGACGATTCCGGACAAAGTGACGATCAACGAGGCGGTCGAACTCGCCAAATCGTTCGCCGATGAAGAAGCGGCCAAGCTCGTCAACGGCGTGCTCGGTAACATCATCAAAGCGTAAGCGAAGACAAGCATACGGTCTGTTAAACAAATAGAGAAGACACCACACCAACTACAGAGAAACCTAAGACAACGGGGGATGAGAGAGATGGCAGTAGTGATCGACGGGAAACAAATCGCAGCATCATATCGGGAGACGTTAAAGAAACGGGTCAGCGCGCTACGCGCGCGCGGCATCGTGCCAAAACTGAAAGTCATTTTAATCGGGGATGATCCGGCGAGCCACAGCTACGTCCGGGGGAAAGAACGGGCGGCGGCTGACATCGGCATCGATTCACAAGTGATTCGCTTCGATGACACGATTTCAGAACGTGAAGTGCTCGAACTGATTGATTCGATGAATGCGGACGACGCGTTGCACGGGATTCTCGTGCAGTTGCCGTTGCCGAAGCATATCGATGAGAATCGCGTCATCATGCGCATCTCACCGGACAAAGACGTGGATGGATTCCACCCGACGAACGTCGGGAAGATGATGCTCGGTCTCGAAACGCTATTGCCATGTACGCCGCACGGGATTCTGCATCTCGTCAAGACGCAGACCGACCTGGTCGGCAAACACGTCGTCGTCGTCGGTCGCAGTCAAATCGTCGGGAAACCGGTCGGGATGCTGTTCTTGAACGAGTCGGCCACGGTGACATACTGTCACTCGAAGACGGTCGACCTCGGGGCGATGACACGCCAAGCTGACATTTTGATTGTCGCCGTCGGTCGGGCCGGTCTCGTCACGAAAGAGATGGTCAAACCGGGAGCAATCGTCATCGACGTCGGGGTCAACCGCGTCGACGGCCGTCTCGTCGGGGATGTCGACTTTGAAGGCGTCCGTGACGTCGCGAGCGCCATCACTCCAGTTCCGGGTGGAGTCGGTCCGATGACGATCACGATGCTCATGCACAATACGGTCGAGGTCGCCTCACGTGGCTAATCCGATTCAAGTCTCCGAAGTCGTCCGTTATGTGAAACGTCAACTCGACGGTGACCCGGTGTTGCAACAAATCGCCGTCATCGGCGAGATCTCGAACTTCAAACGGTACGCCTCGGGGCACTGCTACTTCACCCTCAAAGACGAAACGTCCCGGATGAAGGCGGTCATGTTCTCACGTGACGCCCGGACGCTCAATTTCGAGCCGACGGACGGGGTGAACGTGGTCGTCGTCGCCCGGGTGACGATGTATGAGTCAACGGGTGATATTCAATTGTACGTCGAACTCATGCGGCAGGACGGCATCGGTGTGTTGTTCGAACGGTATGAGACTAGAAAGCGTGAGCTCGAGGCGAAGGGCTGGTTCGCAGCGGAACGGAAACGTCCGCTGCCGGCCTTCCCAGAGCGCATCGGCATCATCACCTCGCCGAAAGGCGCGGCCCTCCACGATATCGCCACGACGCTCAGAAGGCGCGCGCCGCACGTGGCCATCACGTTCGCGCCCGTCGCCGTACAAGGGGAACAATCCGCTCCGCAAGTGGCGAGTGCGATTCGCTGGATGAACGAACGCACCGACTGCGACGTGTTGATCGTCGGACGCGGCGGCGGGTCGATCGAGGAGTTATGGGCGTTCAACGAGGACGTCGTCGTCGAGGCGATTTACGACTCCGAGATCCCTGTCATCTCGGCCGTCGGCCATGAGACTGATTTCACGCTGGCTGATTTTGTCGCCGACGTACGAGCGGCCACGCCGACAGCGGCGGCGGAGCTCGCGACGGCCACGATCGAAGCGCAACGGAAAGACGTGGAACGATTAAGCCGCGCACTCACGCGGGTCGTGACGACTCAAATGGCCTCGCTTCGCGAACGCGTCGAACGCATGAAAAACAGTTACGGCTTAAAATCACCTCGTTATACGATCATGCAAAAACGTGAACGGTTCGCCCAAGCTGAGATTCGACTCGAACAAAGTGCCACGAAACAAGTGACGCACGCGCGGCACCGTTTCGCAGCATCGGCGCAACGTCTCGACGTCCGCAATCTGATGCAAGTGTTCCGAACGCAAGACGACCGCTTCCGTCAATATGAAGGACGGTTGGAACGCATTCGACCTCTCGAGAGACCGACGGATCAATTCGCGCGGTTGGCAGGTCGATTGGAATCTGTCAGCCCGCTCGCCGTTCTCGCGAGAGGCTATACGTTCGTCGAACAGGACGGGACGTACGTGAAAGATGTCAAACAACTACATGACGGTGTGGTGACGATCCGATTTCGGGATGGCCATGCCCTCGCGGAAGTGAAGGAGAGACACGATGGCGAAGAAACAAGAAGAACTGACGTTTGAAGCGGCGCTCGCCCGGCTCGAGGAAATCGTGACACAACTTGAGACGGGAGAGGTCGCCCTTGAAGAAGCGATGACGCTCTATGAGGAAGGTGTCCGGTTGTCGGCCCTCTGCCAGACCAAATTGACGGCGGCCGAGCAAAAGATGGACGAGATTCTTGAGCTCGACGGGACGCTCCGTGAAAAAGGAGGTACCGTATGAGCGTGCAGGTTCATCTACAGGCATGGAAAGACGAGGTCGAACAGGCGACGCGTCGCTTGCTCGACCCGTCTTTGATGCCGGAACGTCTGTTTCAATCGATGACGTACTCCCTCGAGGCGGGTGGGAAACGGATTCGTCCGGCTCTTCTCTACGCTGTCCTCGATACATACGGCCGTCCGCGGGCGCTCGGTCATGAAGCGGCCGTCGCCCTTGAGATGGTCCACACGTACTCCCTCATCCACGATGACCTTCCGGCGATGGATGACGATGACGTCCGCCGCGGACGTCCGACGA
This genomic interval carries:
- the xseA gene encoding exodeoxyribonuclease VII large subunit — its product is MANPIQVSEVVRYVKRQLDGDPVLQQIAVIGEISNFKRYASGHCYFTLKDETSRMKAVMFSRDARTLNFEPTDGVNVVVVARVTMYESTGDIQLYVELMRQDGIGVLFERYETRKRELEAKGWFAAERKRPLPAFPERIGIITSPKGAALHDIATTLRRRAPHVAITFAPVAVQGEQSAPQVASAIRWMNERTDCDVLIVGRGGGSIEELWAFNEDVVVEAIYDSEIPVISAVGHETDFTLADFVADVRAATPTAAAELATATIEAQRKDVERLSRALTRVVTTQMASLRERVERMKNSYGLKSPRYTIMQKRERFAQAEIRLEQSATKQVTHARHRFAASAQRLDVRNLMQVFRTQDDRFRQYEGRLERIRPLERPTDQFARLAGRLESVSPLAVLARGYTFVEQDGTYVKDVKQLHDGVVTIRFRDGHALAEVKERHDGEETRRTDV
- the xseB gene encoding exodeoxyribonuclease VII small subunit; its protein translation is MAKKQEELTFEAALARLEEIVTQLETGEVALEEAMTLYEEGVRLSALCQTKLTAAEQKMDEILELDGTLREKGGTV